Part of the Triticum aestivum cultivar Chinese Spring chromosome 4D, IWGSC CS RefSeq v2.1, whole genome shotgun sequence genome is shown below.
TACTGGTACGTAAAAGCTGCCTACCGGAATTTGACGGCCACCTATGACGTCCTCTGCAATGAAGGTGCCACGACCACGAGGGGCCATCGCATGATTGAGCATGTCCAATATTCTTTTGCAACTGTTTGCACGTTATACTGCAAGAAATGGACGTGTCTAGGCTCGCAGTGCAACGATTACTGATATCCCGTCAGTGCACAAGGTTGAATTGTAGCACTTGTAAATATCCTAATAGAGTATCGTTCCCAGTTGAGGAGGAGACGAGTGTTATTAGAGCATCTACGGCCGCACTTTGCAAATTCGGGCCCTCAAACGCCCGGGGACGCGGCCGGGCGCGTCCGCGGACAGTGCCCGGTCACGTCTCAAATTAGCCACTCTGCATCCGGGTCTTTCGTATTTCAACCCTTAGATTcatacaaagcatgcaaaagaAATCGTGCGTACTTCATACTACGTACTATTCAAACTAATCTTCGTCGTTGGAGATGTCCATGACGAGGTACCGGGCCCCGGCTGGACGGGCGGGTAAGAGGGctccggttcatcctcctcctgctcgacctcatccatgtaggcgagcaTCTCCGCCTCCTCTGGCCTCCGCAGCCGACTCCGAACGGAAGGAatcgaggatggcctgctgctccgcctgTATATCTGTGTCGCCAGcgcccccacatcctcctcctccggctcatcctcatgctcctcttcctcaacctcctcctcctcctccgggctCCGGATCCATTCCATCCGGAGGTAGCCCCGTGGCGATCCGGGCTTTGTGCCTTGCCCGaatctgctcaaggagctcgagcCGGTGCTCCGGCGTTAGAAACGGCTTGCTCCtcatccggcggcggcgggagggggggCATGGCTACTAGATGGATGGGGGGGGAGTGGAAAGTGGTGGCGGCGACAGACAGACGGAGGAAAATGTGGATAGTAGGGTTTCGGTGCCGCCAATTGACTTAAATAGTCGGGCTATGCACTACGCGGCCCGCCGGAGCGGCGCCACAGTCCGACGGAGGAGACGTGCATCGGGCCGCCGGGTTTCCAGGCGTTTTCGCGTGGTACCCCGTCGCtagtccgacgtggcgggcgtgcccggacGCGTCCGGGCGCACTCATATCcgcccccatatttgggctggatatgagggtgtcggtcagcccgggcgtttgaagCCCGTTTGAGAGGGGCCGTCTTGGTCGATAAATCGTGACCGGATAGCGACCAGGCGGTCCGCCCAGatgtatgaggcgggtttgagacgcccggctgtagatgctcttacgtcTTGTATTTTATGTTTCATAGGCGAGTTGCCCTTGAATAGTCAAATTTCctaagggagggagggagggagggagggagggagagagagagagagagagagagagagagatgtgcgAGTTGTTCCTGCTGTCTACCTGTTCGAGTGAGGAAGAGCATCCCAACCGTTTTGTTTTGCGATAGCATTCCGTTGGTAAATAAAAGGAACTCCATATTCGGGAAAAGGTGGAGCTGGGTTTCCCTCGCTTCACCAAATTGCACTACGGCCCAAGATCACTTCGTGAATTTAGCTTCCTGGATCAAAAGCGTTCGggctggcttctctctcaaaatATTCGGAACAGGCCCTCACTCCTGGGAGCGACAATCCATGGTAAATAATGGTTAATTTCTCCCTTTTAGCCCTCCTTCGAGGGTTGTCAATAACCCCCTCCATAACTCTCCCCTCTTTAGAAACGGCACTGTGACTCTGATGCCCCACCCCCACCCACCTCTCCTCCATAACTGCCGTCATTGTGTAAATATTGGGCCATTGGAGACGTAATGTTTGTGTAAGAAAAAGAGGAGACAAACCACAATCCAAATTGTCCACCATCTAACTTTTAGGCATAAAGGCTGAAATTTTTCCTTCGAGCTCTTTTCACACCGATGATTTTTTGTGTCCAATTGTTTAAGCTCTTATAATGGCCAATATATACCCCTCTCGCAGCTGCCATGAAATTCTTAGGCTTCCTTCGATTCAACGGGTTTTCacaggaattttggaggattataATCCTTGGTATTTTTTTTATATTGGTCATTTGATTCGTCGGCTTGAATCCCGTCTGAATTTTTTCTAAGAAttcatttgtactacatttcatacaAAATCTAACATGTACCCGAAACCTCTTGcaaaaattcttttgttttcctgtaACGCAATTAAACTAACACAAGTTATACAGAAATCAAATGGACATGAAATTCCAATTCTGCGTTTTTCTCTAAATGTGTTTTCACGACCCTGCGAATCAAAGAGGACCATAAATTTCCCTCAACAATCATCCGAAGACAGGAAGCAGCCGAGCCAAGGGAGAAAGCCCACGAGCGCAATCATGCGGCTGTCGATGCGTACGAGCGTAGCCCCTCCCGTGTCCAAAGCATCGGGCGCATATGGAACGCCCGGTCGACGAGTCCAATCGAACGAGACAATTCGGGCGCTCTGTtcgcccatgcatgcatgcacgcacagcACCATCGCCTTCCAGAGCGTGCGTGCGTGCGGCACTGTGGCATGTCTCACTTCTCTGACACCAACGGCGCGGGCTGCTACAGGACATATATGCACATCGGAATCTCACTGACAAAATACAGGAGTACATGCGTACATGCCACCGACCAAGTCAATCAACCTCTAGTCTACTAGTATATGGTATAATACACATGGATCTCGCAGTTCCAGCTCTTTCTTACAGAAACACGATCACTAATTGGCTACTGCTactactaaaatatgtatatatgcaTGTTACATCCTGGCATGAAGTCAGACCAACCAAGAGGGGAATATGTTGACACGGTTGATGGACACAAGGTAGAGTAGTCGGATACTCAGATGATGTTCCTGTCCGGTTGACTGCTTGAGGCACAGATCATGTCCTCCGACGCCTGCCAGAGCCGCGCGGCCTCGCTGCTGCTTGCGGCGGCCGACGACGTGAGCGCCTCGTTGCAGTCGGCCAAGTAGCGGCCGGACACGCCGGCCATCCTTGGGTGCACCGCCGCGTAGCACGTGGTCGCCGCAGCCTGCACGCCAAAGGGTACGTCAGTAAGAAGCGGCGGGGCATTAACTGCCAAAAAGCAGGCAAAGCCTTGCCCTCCGGCGCGGCGCGAACAGAGACGTATGCATGGCTCGGGGCCCGCCCCACACATGGAGCTAGCTAGGGCCGGGTTTAATTAGGGGGGAGATGAGGTGGGCGGCACCGTAGATTAATCACCTGTGGGATGGTCTTGAGCAGCTTGGACAGCAGCACGAACACCAGATCTGTGACGAGGCCTTCGCGGTCGCGGTTGAGGCGCGTCCTGACGATGCCGGGGTGCACGCAGTTCACCGTCACGTCCGCGCCCATCTCCTGGAGGCGGGCGGCGAGCTCCTTGGTGTGCAGCACATTGGCAAGCTTGGACACCGCGTACGCCTGCGTCGCGTCGTAGGGTCTGTACGCACGTACGTGCACATGCAAATGCCAAGGTTAATTAACTAGTGGCGCGTTAGGTGAAACATCGATTAGTTAACGAGAGGAGAGATGGGAAAGATGCGATGCTTACATCTTGCGGCGTGTGACGAGCTGGAGGTAGTCGGCCCAGTCGCCGGAGAACCAGCCGTGCACGCTGGAGGACACGTTCACGATGCGGCCCTGCACCCCCGTGGCCGCCGCCGTCTCTACCAT
Proteins encoded:
- the LOC123100628 gene encoding short-chain dehydrogenase TIC 32 B, chloroplastic, with translation MLQAARYLLGSPGASGFGSKSTAEEVTAACPDLGSLTAIITGATSGIGAETARVLAKRGARVVIPARSVKAAEDMRARILAECPGADVLVLHLDLSSLASVRAFARRFLSLGLPLHLLINNAGKFSHGQLALSEDGVEMTFATNYLGHFLLTKLLLGRMVETAAATGVQGRIVNVSSSVHGWFSGDWADYLQLVTRRKIPYDATQAYAVSKLANVLHTKELAARLQEMGADVTVNCVHPGIVRTRLNRDREGLVTDLVFVLLSKLLKTIPQAAATTCYAAVHPRMAGVSGRYLADCNEALTSSAAASSSEAARLWQASEDMICASSSQPDRNII